A stretch of Episyrphus balteatus chromosome 2, idEpiBalt1.1, whole genome shotgun sequence DNA encodes these proteins:
- the LOC129910273 gene encoding brain protein I3: protein MSKQMSDNPPTYTEVINSPVSSNPPQIGIVYPPNATQYQQQSFQPTAPPPIGYVPSYGAIGSTPTVTVAVPPQIVVIGGCPSCRIGYLEDSYSCLGLFCAIFFFPVGILCCLAMKNKRCSNCGTEF, encoded by the exons atgtcaaaacaAATGAGCGACAATCCGCCCACCTATACGGAGGTTATTAATTCCCCAGTATCATCTAATCCCCCTCAGATTG GCATAGTATATCCACCAAATGCAACGCAATACCAACAACAATCATTCCAACCAACCGCTCCACCACCAATTGGCTATGTTCCATCTTACGGAGCAATTGGGTCAACTCCGACGGTGACTGTAGCGGTACCGCCACAAATTGTTGTTATCGGAGGATGTCCAAGTTGTCGCATTGGTTATTTAGAAGATTCGTATTCTTGTTTGGGATTGTTTTGTGCGATATTTTTCTTTCCAGTTGGCATTTTGTGTTGTTTGGCAATGAAGAACAAAAGATGCTCGAATTGTGGAACAGAGTTTTGA
- the LOC129910429 gene encoding arginine kinase 1-like has protein sequence MLLLHFQTPRLNWLFLIKRYKSTKFEIKPEVLATLDEGYAKLRSSNSNSLLKKHLTPEIFKSLRTKTTKSSTLLDCIQSGLANHDSKCGVYAPDAEAYTIFADLFDPIIQDYHCGFKKTDKHPYPNFGNPCVFGDLDPFKHYIASTRIRCARSIRGYPFNPGMTKKHYDDVEDMIHCTLSKMGDEFKGVLHPLFGMKKSIQRKLINDHFLFKPGDRFLEAANACRYWPTGRSIYHNFDKTFLVWCNEEDHIRMISMQRGGNLGEVFSRLLRGIRGMEANIPFEYHDRLGYLNFCPTNLGTAIRASVHIRIPKLASDKTKFEQIAKKYKLQIRGTHGEHTDAEDGLYDISNKRRIGLTEYQIVRGFCKAISEIIQLEKAEKGKTTSKNSK, from the exons atgcttttaCTCCATTTTCAAACTCCACGGCTCAACtggttgtttttaataaagcgATATAAATC AaccaaatttgaaattaaaccTGAAGTTCTGGCAACATTAGATGAAGGTTATGCAAAATTAAGATCATCGAATTCAAATTCGTTGCTTAAAAAGCACTTGACTCCAGAAATTTTCAAATCCTTGAGAACCAAAACCACAAAAAGTTCAACTCTTTTAGATTGCATTCAATCGGGCTTAGCAAATCATGATTCTAAATGCGGAGTTTATGCCCCAGATGCTGAAGCTTATACAATTTTCGCGGACTTATTTGATCCAATTATTCAAGATTATCATTGCGGATTTAAGAAGACAGACAAACACCCTTATCCGAATTTCGGTAATCCATGTGTTTTTGGCGATCTTGATCCTTTCAAACATTATATTGCCTCAACTCGTATTCGATGTGCCCGTTCTATTCGAGGCTACCCTTTCAATCCTGGCATGACAAAAAAGCACTACGATGATGTCGAAGACATGATTCATTGTACTCTGTCAAAAATGGGAGATGAATTTAAGGGTGTTTTACATCCTTTATTCGGAATGAAGAAATCAATTCAAAGAAAACTTATCAATGATCATTTCTTATTCAAGCCCGGTGATCGATTTTTGGAAGCTGCGAATGCTTGTCGATATTGGCCAACTGGTCGTAGCATTTATCACAACTTCGACAAGACATTTTTAGTTTGGTGCAATGAAGAGGATCATATACGTATGATATCAATGCAAAGGGGTGGTAATTTAGGAGAAGTTTTCAGTCGATTACTGAGAGGCATTCGAGGTATGGAAGCTAACATTCCTTTCGAATACCATGACCGTTTGGGTTATTTGAATTTCTGTCCAACTAATTTGGGTACAGCAATTCGGGCATCAGTGCATATAAGAATTCCGAAATTGGCATCGGATAAGACAAAATTCGAACAAATagcaaaaaagtacaaattacaGATACGAGGAACTCATGGTGAGCATACAGATGCAGAAGATGGTCTTTATGATATTTCCAATAAACGTCGTATTGGTTTAACTGAATATCAAATTGTAAGAGGATTTTGTAAAGCTATTTCTGAAATAATTCAGTTGGAGAAGGCAGAAAAGGGTAAAACCACAAGCAAAAATTCAAAGtaa
- the LOC129911330 gene encoding tax1-binding protein 3 homolog: protein MAKMAFQHQAGTAMECLSIPITLHKEVDYDQEGREILKCGFKIGGGIDQDYKKSPQGYTDYGIYVTEVHEGSPAARAGLRIHDKILQCNGYDFTMVTHKKAVSYIRKNPVLNMLVARKGVTST, encoded by the exons ATGGCAAAAATGGCATTTCAACATCAGGCCGGTACGGCAATGGAATGCTTAAGT ATTCCAATTACATTGCATAAGGAAGTCGACTATGATCAAGAAGGCCGAGAAATACTCAAATGTGGCTTTAAAATTGGTGGTGGCATCGATCAAGATTATAAGAAAAGTCCACAAGGCTATACAGATTAT GGCATCTATGTAACTGAAGTACACGAAGGCAGTCCAGCGGCACGCGCAGGCCTTCGAATTCATGATAAGATTCTTCAGTGCAATGGCTATGACTTTACCATGGTCACCCACAAAAAGGCTGTTAGTTATATTCGCAAGAACCCAGTCCTAAATATGCTTGTTGCTCGCAAAGGCGTCACATCGACGTAA